One window of the Gambusia affinis linkage group LG01, SWU_Gaff_1.0, whole genome shotgun sequence genome contains the following:
- the LOC122832196 gene encoding protein-serine O-palmitoleoyltransferase porcupine-like isoform X1, protein MGVFSRQKFFQELTHGCLLPTAQQGLEQVWQLLVICLLCRLLWMLGLPSFVKHLCTVAGGFYTLYLFFELHMIWVVLLSLLCYLFLFLCRHSTIRGTFLSITVLIYLLLGELHMMDTTNWHKMRGSQMVVAMKAISLAFDLDRGVVTNVPSPIEFMGYIYFVGTVIFGPWISFNSYKEALEGRKLSLGWILKVSLSWVKSQICLVVSNCVAPYLFPYFIPIYGDKLLRSKKRRKIRGSLAKWLLAYENTMSFHFSNYFVGYLSETTATLAGAGFTEEKENLKWDLSVSQPLHVEFPRSMVEVATWWNVPMSRFLYTYVFKSAVKFGTFTAVMVTYIASALLHGLSFHLGAVLISLGFITYVEHVFRKRLAAIFNACVLSRKCQPNCSHQNKKKLWVYMINIAFSALAMLHLTYLGSVFNSSVDYMEENEDEITHHTIQKWSELSWASHWATFGCWILYRLIL, encoded by the exons ATGGGAGTGTTCAGCCGGCAGAAGTTTTTCCAGGAGCTCACTCATGGCTGCCTGCTGCCTACAGCTCAGCAAGGCCTGGAGCAAGTATGGCAGCTGCTGGTTATCTGCCTGCTGTGTCGCCTGCTCTGGATGTTAG GTCTCCCTTCCTTCGTGAAGCACCTGTGCACGGTGGCGGGAGGTTTCTACACGCTGTACCTGTTCTTTGAGCTCCACATGATCTGGGTCGTCCTTCTCAGCCTGCTTTGCTacctctttctcttcctgtgCCGCCATTCGACCATCCGAGGAACCTTTCTGTCTATAACGGTTCTCATCTACCTGCTTCTTGG GGAGCTGCACATGATGGATACCACCAACTGGCACAAAATGAGAG GTTCACAGATGGTGGTGGCCATGAAAGCTATCTCCTTGGCTTTTGATCTGGACAGAGGAGTTGTGACCAATGTTCCCTCACCCATCGAGTTCATGGGCTACATTTACTTTGTGGGCACCGTCATCTTTGGGCCCTGGATCAGCTTCAACAGCTACAAAGAAGCTCTAGAAGGACGTAAGTTG AGTTTAGGATGGATTTTAAAAGTGTCTCTTAGCTGGGTGAAGAGCCAGATCTGCCTTGTCGTTTCCAACTGCGTGGCTCCCTACCTCTTTCCCTACTTTATCCCCATCTATGGAGACAAGCTCCTACGAAG caaaaagaggaggaagatcaG AGGCTCACTGGCAAA GTGGCTGCTGGCATATGAGAACACAATGTCTTTCCACTTCAGCAATTACTTTGTCGGCTACCTGAGCGAAACTACTGCGACTCTCGCCGGGGCAGGTTTTACGGAGGAGAAAGAGAACCTCAAATG GGATCTGAGCGTGTCCCAGCCGCTCCATGTGGAGTTTCCCCGCTCCATGGTGGAGGTGGCGACGTGGTGGAACGTGCCCATGTCCCGCTTTCTGTACACAT ATGTTTTCAAGAGTGCCGTTAAATTCGGGACGTTCACTGCCGTCATGGTGACGTACATCGCCAGTGCCCTCTTACAT GGTCTAAGCTTCCATCTGGGTGCAGTTCTGATATCTCTGGGGTTCATTACGTACGTGGAGCACG tttttcggAAGAGGCTTGCCGCCATATTTAACGCGTGCGTGCTTTCTAGGAAATGTCAGCCAAACTGCagtcaccaaaacaaaaag AAGCTGTGGGTGTATATGATTAACATAGCATTTTCTGCTTTGGCAATGCTTCACTTGACATATCTGGGCTCTGTGTTCAACTCCAGCGTGGACTACATGGAGGAGAATGAG GACGAGATCACCCACCACACCATCCAGAAGTGGTCTGAACTGAGCTGGGCGAGCCACTGGGCCACGTTCGGGTGCTGGATTCTATACCGCCTCATTCTCTAA
- the LOC122832196 gene encoding protein-serine O-palmitoleoyltransferase porcupine-like isoform X3: MGVFSRQKFFQELTHGCLLPTAQQGLEQVWQLLVICLLCRLLWMLGLPSFVKHLCTVAGGFYTLYLFFELHMIWVVLLSLLCYLFLFLCRHSTIRGTFLSITVLIYLLLGELHMMDTTNWHKMRGSQMVVAMKAISLAFDLDRGVVTNVPSPIEFMGYIYFVGTVIFGPWISFNSYKEALEGRKLSLGWILKVSLSWVKSQICLVVSNCVAPYLFPYFIPIYGDKLLRSKKRRKISNYFVGYLSETTATLAGAGFTEEKENLKWDLSVSQPLHVEFPRSMVEVATWWNVPMSRFLYTYVFKSAVKFGTFTAVMVTYIASALLHGLSFHLGAVLISLGFITYVEHVFRKRLAAIFNACVLSRKCQPNCSHQNKKKLWVYMINIAFSALAMLHLTYLGSVFNSSVDYMEENEDEITHHTIQKWSELSWASHWATFGCWILYRLIL; this comes from the exons ATGGGAGTGTTCAGCCGGCAGAAGTTTTTCCAGGAGCTCACTCATGGCTGCCTGCTGCCTACAGCTCAGCAAGGCCTGGAGCAAGTATGGCAGCTGCTGGTTATCTGCCTGCTGTGTCGCCTGCTCTGGATGTTAG GTCTCCCTTCCTTCGTGAAGCACCTGTGCACGGTGGCGGGAGGTTTCTACACGCTGTACCTGTTCTTTGAGCTCCACATGATCTGGGTCGTCCTTCTCAGCCTGCTTTGCTacctctttctcttcctgtgCCGCCATTCGACCATCCGAGGAACCTTTCTGTCTATAACGGTTCTCATCTACCTGCTTCTTGG GGAGCTGCACATGATGGATACCACCAACTGGCACAAAATGAGAG GTTCACAGATGGTGGTGGCCATGAAAGCTATCTCCTTGGCTTTTGATCTGGACAGAGGAGTTGTGACCAATGTTCCCTCACCCATCGAGTTCATGGGCTACATTTACTTTGTGGGCACCGTCATCTTTGGGCCCTGGATCAGCTTCAACAGCTACAAAGAAGCTCTAGAAGGACGTAAGTTG AGTTTAGGATGGATTTTAAAAGTGTCTCTTAGCTGGGTGAAGAGCCAGATCTGCCTTGTCGTTTCCAACTGCGTGGCTCCCTACCTCTTTCCCTACTTTATCCCCATCTATGGAGACAAGCTCCTACGAAG caaaaagaggaggaagatcaG CAATTACTTTGTCGGCTACCTGAGCGAAACTACTGCGACTCTCGCCGGGGCAGGTTTTACGGAGGAGAAAGAGAACCTCAAATG GGATCTGAGCGTGTCCCAGCCGCTCCATGTGGAGTTTCCCCGCTCCATGGTGGAGGTGGCGACGTGGTGGAACGTGCCCATGTCCCGCTTTCTGTACACAT ATGTTTTCAAGAGTGCCGTTAAATTCGGGACGTTCACTGCCGTCATGGTGACGTACATCGCCAGTGCCCTCTTACAT GGTCTAAGCTTCCATCTGGGTGCAGTTCTGATATCTCTGGGGTTCATTACGTACGTGGAGCACG tttttcggAAGAGGCTTGCCGCCATATTTAACGCGTGCGTGCTTTCTAGGAAATGTCAGCCAAACTGCagtcaccaaaacaaaaag AAGCTGTGGGTGTATATGATTAACATAGCATTTTCTGCTTTGGCAATGCTTCACTTGACATATCTGGGCTCTGTGTTCAACTCCAGCGTGGACTACATGGAGGAGAATGAG GACGAGATCACCCACCACACCATCCAGAAGTGGTCTGAACTGAGCTGGGCGAGCCACTGGGCCACGTTCGGGTGCTGGATTCTATACCGCCTCATTCTCTAA
- the LOC122832179 gene encoding uncharacterized protein LOC122832179, with protein sequence MPNCCVAGCHNRYYPGSTIRFYRVPSGNRQFQVQRRRLWMEAIQQANGSSSEIRADARICGVHFISGEASTDPDRPNFVPTLFTCSKLRQGSTRRAKWTSSACRRSQRQKANVETKVITARGDDKETEDTTTVRDDEETEDMTTVRDDEDSKDTTTLTENEDITTLRDDEETEKSPTQPASESSMDHQSSALIETTDEFLPEMQTLLVSKEEETEDEKIHDKDPEVTECEAEPETMETENKSSPSPSPQKTPGKKTDRMNPVVLLKPLVFPQGAYHVDLSASTAVSSKEQREDTSRGGLTESSGNRDQPSFPCNLCDRTFTTSHYLKRHKLLHVRDVRKCLRCGALFCRRHNHVLFQTRAEPLTESEESSSSSEDEPLDAEQEKASKVTEKADNALSVETDAPADSPALSNSPLLKTSSLTDVGKPLLVSVKPAAVPSPPSPISRFPSNPGTVFQIKPLLPDISPALIQPNLPQQPQLPPSLKIFSTQHLTSALLDVQRNYEYILSKPKKVEVKIKEEPEEPVQICPVKEPVKQVKLEKIAYDLEMVI encoded by the exons ATGCCGAATTGTTGCGTGGCCGGTTGTCATAACCGCTATTACCCCGGTTCCACCATAAGGTTCTACAGAGTCCCCAGCGGGAACCGGCAGTTCCAGGTCCAGAGGAGGCGTTTATGGATGGAGGCGATCCAACAAGCCAACGGGAGCAGCAGTGAAATCCGTGCAGACGCTCGCATTTGTGGCGTTCATTTCATCTCAG GAGAGGCTTCCACGGACCCAGACAGGCCTAATTTTGTCCCCACGTTGTTTACATGCAGCAAACTACGCCAGGGTTCAACTAGAAGGGCAAAATG GACTTCTTCTGCCTGTCGAAGAAGTCAAAGACAGAAAGCGAATGTGGAGACCAAAGTCATAACAGCAAGAGGAGACGATAAAGAGACTGAAGACACGACTACTGTGAGAGACGATGAAGAGACTGAAGACATGACTACTGTGAGAGACGATGAAGATTCTAAAGACACGACTactttgacagaaaatgaagaCATAACTACACTGAGAGATgatgaagagacagaaaaatcacCAACCCAACCTGCATCTGAGTCTTCAATGGACCACCAGTCCTCTGCTTTAATTGAAACTACAGATGAATTTTTACCAGAAATGCAAACTTTGCTCGTGTCAAAG GAGGAAGAAACAGAAGATGAGAAGATCCATGATAAAGACCCAGAAGTGACCGAATGTGAAGCTGAACCTGAAACgatggagacagaaaacaaatccaGTCCAAGTCCATCACCACAGAAAacaccaggaaaaaaaacagatagaaTGAATCCTGTTGTGCTCCTAAAGCCTTTAGTTTTTCCACAAGGTGCTTATCACGTTGACCTGAGCGCCTCCACCGCGGTGTCGTCCAAAGAGCAGCGTGAAGACACGAGTCGGGGAGGATTAACGGAGTCGAGCGGCAACAGGGATCAGCCCTCCTTTCCTTGTAACCTGTGCGATCGAACCTTCACTACAAGCCACTATCTGAAGCGGCACAAACTGCTTCACGTTCGAGACGTGAGGAAGTGCCTCAGGTGTGGCGCGCTCTTCTGCCGCCGCCACAACCACGTTTTGTTCCAGACGCGGGCCGAGCCTCTAACTGAGTCTGAGGAGAGTTCCTCCAGCAGCGAGGACGAACCTCTGGACGCAGAGCAGGAGAAAGCAAGCAAAGTAACAGAAAAGGCTGACAACGCTTTGAGCGTTGAGACTGATGCACCTGCAGACAGTCCTGCTCTCAGTAACTCACCGTTACTGAAGACTTCCAGCCTGACGGATGTCGGGAAACCTCTCCTGGTGTCGGTGAAACCTGCTGCTGTTCCCTCTCCACCCTCTCCGATCAGCAGGTTCCCCAGCAACCCAGGAACCGTGTTTCAGATTAAACCGCTCCTGCCGGACATCTCTCCCGCTTTGATACAACCAAATCTTCCTCAACAACCCCAACTCCCTCCTTCCCTGAAGATCTTTTCCACTCAGCACCTCACCTCAGCCTTGCTCGATGTTCAGAGAAACTACGAATACATTTTAAGCAAGCCTAAAAAAGTCGAGGTGAAAATCAAGGAGGAACCAGAGGAGCCGGTTCAAATTTGTCCAGTCAAGGAGCCAGTAAAGCAGGTCAAGTTGGAGAAAATCGCTTATGACCTGGAGATGGTAATTTGA
- the LOC122832196 gene encoding protein-serine O-palmitoleoyltransferase porcupine-like isoform X2, with protein MGVFSRQKFFQELTHGCLLPTAQQGLEQVWQLLVICLLCRLLWMLGLPSFVKHLCTVAGGFYTLYLFFELHMIWVVLLSLLCYLFLFLCRHSTIRGTFLSITVLIYLLLGELHMMDTTNWHKMRGSQMVVAMKAISLAFDLDRGVVTNVPSPIEFMGYIYFVGTVIFGPWISFNSYKEALEGRKLSLGWILKVSLSWVKSQICLVVSNCVAPYLFPYFIPIYGDKLLRSKKRRKIRWLLAYENTMSFHFSNYFVGYLSETTATLAGAGFTEEKENLKWDLSVSQPLHVEFPRSMVEVATWWNVPMSRFLYTYVFKSAVKFGTFTAVMVTYIASALLHGLSFHLGAVLISLGFITYVEHVFRKRLAAIFNACVLSRKCQPNCSHQNKKKLWVYMINIAFSALAMLHLTYLGSVFNSSVDYMEENEDEITHHTIQKWSELSWASHWATFGCWILYRLIL; from the exons ATGGGAGTGTTCAGCCGGCAGAAGTTTTTCCAGGAGCTCACTCATGGCTGCCTGCTGCCTACAGCTCAGCAAGGCCTGGAGCAAGTATGGCAGCTGCTGGTTATCTGCCTGCTGTGTCGCCTGCTCTGGATGTTAG GTCTCCCTTCCTTCGTGAAGCACCTGTGCACGGTGGCGGGAGGTTTCTACACGCTGTACCTGTTCTTTGAGCTCCACATGATCTGGGTCGTCCTTCTCAGCCTGCTTTGCTacctctttctcttcctgtgCCGCCATTCGACCATCCGAGGAACCTTTCTGTCTATAACGGTTCTCATCTACCTGCTTCTTGG GGAGCTGCACATGATGGATACCACCAACTGGCACAAAATGAGAG GTTCACAGATGGTGGTGGCCATGAAAGCTATCTCCTTGGCTTTTGATCTGGACAGAGGAGTTGTGACCAATGTTCCCTCACCCATCGAGTTCATGGGCTACATTTACTTTGTGGGCACCGTCATCTTTGGGCCCTGGATCAGCTTCAACAGCTACAAAGAAGCTCTAGAAGGACGTAAGTTG AGTTTAGGATGGATTTTAAAAGTGTCTCTTAGCTGGGTGAAGAGCCAGATCTGCCTTGTCGTTTCCAACTGCGTGGCTCCCTACCTCTTTCCCTACTTTATCCCCATCTATGGAGACAAGCTCCTACGAAG caaaaagaggaggaagatcaG GTGGCTGCTGGCATATGAGAACACAATGTCTTTCCACTTCAGCAATTACTTTGTCGGCTACCTGAGCGAAACTACTGCGACTCTCGCCGGGGCAGGTTTTACGGAGGAGAAAGAGAACCTCAAATG GGATCTGAGCGTGTCCCAGCCGCTCCATGTGGAGTTTCCCCGCTCCATGGTGGAGGTGGCGACGTGGTGGAACGTGCCCATGTCCCGCTTTCTGTACACAT ATGTTTTCAAGAGTGCCGTTAAATTCGGGACGTTCACTGCCGTCATGGTGACGTACATCGCCAGTGCCCTCTTACAT GGTCTAAGCTTCCATCTGGGTGCAGTTCTGATATCTCTGGGGTTCATTACGTACGTGGAGCACG tttttcggAAGAGGCTTGCCGCCATATTTAACGCGTGCGTGCTTTCTAGGAAATGTCAGCCAAACTGCagtcaccaaaacaaaaag AAGCTGTGGGTGTATATGATTAACATAGCATTTTCTGCTTTGGCAATGCTTCACTTGACATATCTGGGCTCTGTGTTCAACTCCAGCGTGGACTACATGGAGGAGAATGAG GACGAGATCACCCACCACACCATCCAGAAGTGGTCTGAACTGAGCTGGGCGAGCCACTGGGCCACGTTCGGGTGCTGGATTCTATACCGCCTCATTCTCTAA